TCCCTGCACCTAGCGAGGAAGTGGTTCGCAGCAGACGATTTACGCCCGAAGCATCTCTCCACTTACGATTTCCACTTCAGCCCCCTCGACGACACCGAAAGGCTTGATTATGATTACGAGTCTTCCAAGGAAATTCATCTCGCCTACATAGCCTGATGAGTCGTTCGAAAGTGCTTTTTAATAGCACCTTCGAGCAATCCAGCTGACTTCAAAAAGCCTAGTTTTTTGAGATCAGCAGCGATCAGAAAAGCTTCGAGCCAAAGCTCAAGTTTTTCGCGGTGCCCTTTATGAAGGCTCCGAACCTTTTCGGTGATCGCACACTCCTAGAAGCACCCAACACATCGCGGGGTGGAGCAGCCCGGTAGCTCGCGAGGCTCATAACCTCGAGGTCGTAGGTTCAAATCCTGCCCCCGCAACTCGAAACCCCAGTAGTCACTTCGCCTGCTGGGGTTTTTTCGTGCGCCGGCCGCAGCATCCGGCGTTCCATAGTTACTTGAGCCATTCGCCGGTCCGTCTGTATCCATGCTCCCGGTTTTCCTTGGACGGCCCAAGTTCGCCCCGACAGTTTTTCGTCTTCAGTCGGGGCCGCTGCTATTGGAAATTCGTGGGTGGAGCGGGATTCATTGTTTATCCTTCAGTCCCTGGATTACCTTGTCTTCGGGAAAAATCTTCTGCATCAGCTTCACCAACTGTGGGCGCACATCGTCAAAGTCTTCGCTGCCGACGGGCTTGCCATCTACATACACCTGTAGAATATCGCATTCGAAGCAGAAGCATACATTCGTCGACTTGTCACCCTGGATGAATTCCAGCCGCACACCGAAGATAGGGTCGCAGGCCTTGCCCACGTCCCATAGGTAGCTTTTCTCGTCCAGCAGCAATTGGCCCACGCTCTTTGCCAGCGCGTCGTCGACGGCGACCGGTCCGGCAATTACTTTGTATTCCTTGGCAGTTGGCTTGTAAAAAGAGTGGTCCGCCAGGCGATAGGCCTGCACTTTCGTGGGTTTGGCGACGACGGATTGCGCTTCTTTGTCGCCGAACAGGGAATCTAAGCTCTCGGCCGCCTGACAGTGGGCCGCCGATAGTAGGATCACAAGAAGGATTAGAGCTGCTTTCATAGCGCCTACTTTCGGTAAAACCGGTCACCTTGGATTTCAAATCGCGATTGAGCCAAGCTGAGCCTGAGCCTGAGCCCGTCCAACCGTAACATGGCGCCAGCCCCAGCGTCTAGCTTCTGTCGAATTGTCCGAAATTTTCTTGCTTTTGCCGCAGCTGGAGGCACGTCGGGGCAACGTCGAATAGACGGCCTAAACACTGCAGGCCGTCGACGAACTGAAGAGTTGCTTGACTGAACCAAAATCGCCCAACCAAGTTTGCGGCGCTGTGCAGATTTGATCGTTTAGAAAAGCGAATCGCGTTTGTTTGCTGCCACAGGGGCAGGGTAATGTCTCGATGATCATTTCCCGGATTTGCGAGATTGTTCGAAAGAAGTGCGAACCGCTCAACTCAGAACCCCAGTAGTCACCTCGGCTACTGGTTTTTTATGCGCTGCTGTCATCCTGGGCCTTCTCTTGGTCTGCAGCAGGCACCGCGAAGCAGTGAGAAATTAATTCTCCTTGTAAACCTGCTCCCAAATATCCATCGATTCCTTGCATCAAGATTATGATGGTAGTTCTCAGGCTTAACGCCTCGCTTGATGAGTTCTTGGGAAGTAAACGCAAGTATGCAGAAAGTACAAAAATGGTTTGATCAAAGAGATTTGTCAGCAGGTTCGATCGCATCTAGCATCAAATCGACGACAGAGGGTAGCGTTCTGGAGATTGTAGTGAAAGTTGTAGTGTCAGTGCCATTATAACATTATAAGATTCGAATGATATGCAGAGTTGAACAGTATAATAATAAGGCATAAGATGTAACGCCTCACTGCTCGTTGAATCTACATTCAATCAGTCGAATCTGGCTGTTCTATATCCGATCGAGTGGCTTTGCACACTTGTAGCTCCAACTGCATTGAAGTGCGTATGAATCATCGTCGTACTCACATCGGCATATCTGAAAAGTTCTTGTATTCTCCAGATGCCTTTTTTGGTCTTCTAGCGAGTGTGTCGCAAAACTGTGTCTTAAAGAATGGCATGTCGCTCGCTTTGTCAGCCCAGCCTTCCGTACTGCTGTTGCCACCACCTTTTGCACACTCATATCGTGCACATGATGTCGCCGCAGCTGCTCTGCTCCCTCGTTGTCATTCGCTCCAAGCCGGAGCCCTTCAGCAGCCTCTCTCGGCCGTGGATCGCGACTTAACTGCTTGGCTGGAAACAGGTACTGCCATGTCAAAGTACGGCCAGCCTCGGGGTATTTGCGTGCGAGTGCTTAGGGTAACCAGGCCCAGCCAGCACCTGCCTCCAGATCGAGCTCGTGTCGCCTCTCTACTGTTTCCAGCTGTCGAAGCAACCCTTCCACCAATCGCCCTGGCAGAGGTACCGCCCGATCCTTCTCCCCTTTGCCATCCCGCATCATCAGCTGCAGACGATCGAAATCAACATCTTGCACCCGCAGCCGACACGCCTCCATCAAACGCAATCCGGCTCCGTAAATCAGTCTCGCCATCAAGCGAAAGGGCTGCAGCGGAATCTCCGGCAGCACCCGCCGCACTTCTTCGACGGTCAGCATCACCGGCAGCTTTGTGGGGCGTTTGGCGCGTGTCTCATTGATCTCCAGCTTCTGCACAAGTACTTGGGTCTACAGAAAGAGAATCGCCGAGAGTGCTTGGTTTTCGTACTGGCTGCCACGTTCCGCTCAATTGCCAGGTACGAAAGAAAAGCATTCACCTCCTTGCTTTCCAGCTCTTCAGGGTGTCGCCACCAGCCCGCCAGCGCTTGATGAAATCGGAGGAAGTCGACAATCCAGCTGTGGTAAGCCTCCTCAGTCCGAATTGACATAGGTCGCGCCCGGATTTCTCGCCGCACTAAGTCAAGCAGTTATAATATTATTATTTGCATAGCAGCCAGTCGCCAGGCAAATTCGAAAAATCAGCCATCGGCTCAAATAGAAATAACCCGCGATCTAGATATTAGCGTTCCTCCCCACTTTGAGCAAAGTTTTCTTGACACCACCCCCTGAGGTATGCAGAATAATCCCGAAGTGGAATATGCAGATTTCTTTATAATAATTGTTCGGCTCCTGATGAATTTATGCCTCAATGGCAGCACAGCGAATGAACGAAGAAGTGCGACAGGTTTCAATTTCGACTTCAGAAACGGAGGCCGCAGGGGTGTTGTTGGCTCTTGGTGCGATGTGCCTAGCGGTCGGTGTCGCATCTGTGACGAGGCAATTCGCGATACTGGACAAGCCGCTTCCCTGGCTGTTTGCGGGTGGGGCATTTGCGCTGATTGCATCAGGAATATGGTGGTGGCGTCTGAAAGTGGAGATTTCGCAGCGTGGCGTAGTCTTTCTCCCGCAGGCTCTTCATGGAAGAATTCAACTTCTTATGGTCGGACGTTCAAGGGTGGTGCTGGCGCTCGAATTCGTTCACGGATTCTGACGGCGGCGTGCAGGTCGACAGAGAACTCATTCTCGTGTTTACGAATGGACATGAGATAGCGATGCCTTATCCTTACTGCTGTAAAGAGCTGGTGGATTCTCTTTCGTGCAGAATTGGTCCAGAGTCGCGGTGAAAGAATCCGCCGAACAAAGCGTTGGACACGGAGCCGCGGATCGGGCGGCTTTGAAATGGAAACTTTACTTCCCGCGGCCCGGTCAACGCGGTCGTCCCCTGAGTTGCGACGATGGGCTGTGACATCCATGTCAATGTCGAATATCGCCATCCTGTCCTTGGCTACCAACCGGTTGTCGCAGGCGGATACTTCGTTGAGCCAAGGTACGAACTCTTTTCTGCTCTTGCAGGTGTTCGCATGGAACCGGAGGAGTCTTGTTTGATTCCAGCACGCGGATTTCCATGTGATGCTTGTTTTCCAATCTTCGCGATCGCACACCAGTTGGTGGTTGCCGATGCGAATTCGCAACTTGCTAGGCTGGTGACTGATTGGGTCCTTGCCTCTGAGGTTCCTCCGGGCTCTGACGTTTTTGAGGCGGAAAAAGAATTGGTTGGCATGGCTCGATGGATTCGCCATCCAGACTATCATCATCCTTCGTATCTGTCACACTTGGAAACAATGGAATGTCTTCGACATTTCGGTTTCGATAGCAATTCTACCCCACCAGTGTTTCTGGTGCTTACTGATTTGTTGGCATCGATAGATTTCAGGTTTGGATATCCTAGTGCCAGACTTGTGTTCTGGTTTGACAACTAAAACAAAAATAAGATGAACAAATCTATGCGCCCCGAGCATGCGATCGGCTGTTGTTTTGCTGGACGATTTCCTTATGCGGCCGGATGATGGATACCATTCGTCAGATTTAAACTCATGAAGATGATTGACGACATCGAAGCAAAAAGGACTGCGGTGGCTTTACTGCTTGCCGCCGCTGTTTCCGCGATTGTTTCCAATGCGAATTTTGGGCGGTCTTTATCTGCGGCGCTGAGCATTTGTTTTATGGATCGTTCCCTTAAAGATCGTCAGTTGATTCCTGCAGATGCGGAACCGTTTTTTGCCCTCTGCGCATTTATTCTGTTGGTTTGTGCCAGTTGCTACTGGCTGTTTCGCCGTCGCCTCTTGCTAACGGAAGAAGGGGTGCGTCATTATCCGTTTCTCGCCTACCACACGAACGACTTTTTCTGGAAAGATGTCTTGTCGTGGGGTTCAAGGGTCACTTTGTTACAAGATGACGGCGGTCACGAATATCCAAGTACACAATTCTATGTTCAACTCATAAACGGCAGAATCATTGAAGAGCCCGGATTCTCTGAAATCGATTTGGCCGCTGCACTTGAGAACCAAGTCGGCCAGCGACTCGATATTCACCCCGACAAATAGGTTCTCAGCAGAGTATGGACGTACAAGCCGATGCTCGAGATCTGTGATGTCAGGCGGATTTGAAATAGACAATCTCTTGTCGCCGCCCTGTGAACGGTGACGTTCGCTTGCCTCTGTCGAACTGGTTTTAATGAGTAACGCGATTTTTGCCCCTGGCTTCCGGCTATCCATCATTGATGTATTGGTACTTGTTGTTGGCACTGCGGCGATCATTTTCCTTTCGATGTACATTTGGTGGTGGGGCTTCGTTCCTGCTTTTGTGCTCGCTCATTTCTTTCTGTTCTGCAATGTTGTGCGGATGGCGAGACCCCTCGAATTGATTTGGGCTGTTGTGTTTGTCGGTCTTGCAGGGGCAACGATTGCAACTGATTCGCCTGGTTGGTTGGTCACTGCAGTCGCGTCGTTGCTTGTGACCGTGGTCGTCGTTATCGTGGAGATGCGGAAGCCTTCGTATCACGGCGTTGGCTGGCAGTGGATTAATCCCGGTCTAACAGCGTGGTGGCAAGCAAATGTCGCCAAGAGGGACGACGGGTAAAGCCCTGTTGCAGTTCCTCGGCGAACAACCGCATGCACTGGGCCGCCGTTCGGCGTTGGTTTCACAATGGGTCATCGCCAGCGGCGGCCGGTGCTGCATGACGTTCGCGTGCGGAATCATTATTTATGCCATGGAATTGCTTGCAATGCGACGAAGTCGCTGATGATATTTACGATGCTTGCTGGGCGTGCTGAGCATCACGCACAGGCACTGCGAGCCTCGATTTCCAGCATGCCGACCACTACGAGCCGACGATCTCGCCCGAAAAAACTCAATACCTACTCTGGGATCTCATGCGTTTGGTAACTGCGATGTGCTTGATTTTTGCATTCATCCGTTCGCCAAATGTGGTGACAATGATTGTAGGATTAGGTGCGATTGCGTGGCTGTTTCTCCACCTGCTCAGTTGGATCTCAACAATGCAGGTTTTCCACTGGCAACTCCAGTTCCGTGCGAGTCGAAATCGCCAACAAAGATCGCTAGAGGAAGGCGTTTCGGGTGGCGTCGAAGCGACTGAGGCGAGTTCATCCGC
This window of the Pirellula staleyi DSM 6068 genome carries:
- a CDS encoding tyrosine-type recombinase/integrase yields the protein MQKLEINETRAKRPTKLPVMLTVEEVRRVLPEIPLQPFRLMARLIYGAGLRLMEACRLRVQDVDFDRLQLMMRDGKGEKDRAVPLPGRLVEGLLRQLETVERRHELDLEAGAGWAWLP